Proteins co-encoded in one Grus americana isolate bGruAme1 chromosome 12, bGruAme1.mat, whole genome shotgun sequence genomic window:
- the LOC129211878 gene encoding BTB/POZ domain-containing protein KCTD12-like — protein sequence MALADNAGCAKPSEDFPFPEIIELNVGGQVYITRHPTLVSVPGSLLWEMFTQKNIRSLARDSKGRFFVDRDGFLFRYILDYMRDQQLVLPDHFPERSRLQREAEYFMLPELVKMLAPKLSKQNSLGDDPCQSDPEELSPNADATRNLTSAGAMLPSAVAGGPGGAVTASVGAASTDVRRAGFITIGYRGSYTLGRDSQTDAKFRRVARIMVCGKTSLAKEVFGDTLNESRDPDRPPERYTSRYYLKFTFLEQAFDKLADAGFHMVACNSTGTCAFAHDQTDDRIWTSYTEYVFYRE from the coding sequence ATGGCCCTGGCAGACAACGCGGGCTGTGCCAAACCCAGCGAGGACTTCCCTTTCCCTGAGATCATTGAACTCAATGTAGGTGGACAAGTCTACATCACCCGCCACCCCACCCTGGTCAGCGTGCCGGGCTCGCTCCTCTGGGAGATGTTCACCCAGAAGAACATCCGCTCCCTGGCCCGTGACAGCAAGGGACGTTTCTTCGTGGATCGGGACGGTTTCCTCTTCCGCTACATCTTGGATTACATGAGGGACCAGCAGCTGGTGCTGCCTGACCACTTCCCGGAGAGGAGTCGCCTGCAGCGAGAGGCCGAGTACTTCATGCTGCCAGAGCTGGTGAAGATGCTGGCCCCCAAGCTCAGCAAGCAGAACTCGCTGGGAGACGACCCATGCCAAAGCGACCCGGAGGAGCTCTCCCCCAATGCGGACGCCACCCGCAACCTGACCTCTGCCGGTGCCATGCTCCCCAGCGCCGTGGCGGGTGGCCCCGGGGGTGCCGTCACCGCCAGCGTGGGTGCTGCCAGCACCGACGTCCGCAGGGCAGGTTTCATCACCATCGGCTACCGGGGCTCCTACaccctgggcagggacagccagACGGATGCCAAGTTCCGCAGGGTGGCACGGATCATGGTCTGCGGCAAGACGTCGCTGGCCAAGGAGGTCTTTGGTGATACCTTGAACGAGAGCAGGGACCCGGACAGGCCCCCGGAGAGGTACACCTCCAGGTACTACCTCAAATTCACCTTCCTGGAGCAAGCCTTTGATAAACTGGCCGATGCTGGCTTCCACATGGTGGCTTGCAACTCCACAGGCACCTGTGCCTTCGCCCACGACCAGACAGATGACAGGATCTGGACCTCTTACACCGAATATGTTTTCTATCGTGAGTGa